The following proteins are co-located in the Terriglobales bacterium genome:
- a CDS encoding ImmA/IrrE family metallo-endopeptidase, whose protein sequence is MIEAGTPPEKILGLLGITEPEDLDIDAIAFACGATILRQPLTGCEANIVGSGNKAIITVNSKSIAGRQRFSSGHELGHWMKDRGQNAFGCSKSQMNSEWTGNNAETRANRFASDLLLPLSMFVPLAKGRPITLETVIYLAGVFRMSRTATAIRLVQHGSFPAMLVFYEQGRKKRFIPSGKDIPSSLFPRLRPDPHSLAATLLANKLGDDKSGDVRADRWFDRDGAEKYYIRESCFKTGSDSMTVLLWWEDEQQLIDIEEEEERRASRRSDYHEEH, encoded by the coding sequence GTGATTGAAGCGGGCACCCCGCCGGAGAAGATTCTCGGCCTGCTGGGGATCACGGAGCCGGAGGATCTCGACATCGATGCCATCGCCTTCGCGTGCGGCGCGACAATTCTGCGTCAGCCGCTGACGGGGTGCGAAGCGAACATTGTCGGATCTGGCAACAAAGCCATCATCACCGTCAACAGCAAATCCATTGCCGGACGCCAGCGTTTCTCATCCGGTCATGAGCTGGGGCACTGGATGAAGGACCGCGGGCAGAACGCTTTCGGCTGTTCCAAGAGCCAAATGAATTCCGAGTGGACGGGCAACAACGCCGAGACCCGCGCCAACCGCTTCGCGAGCGATCTCCTGCTGCCGCTCAGCATGTTCGTTCCGCTCGCGAAGGGACGCCCGATCACACTTGAAACGGTCATATACCTCGCGGGCGTGTTCAGGATGAGCCGCACCGCGACCGCGATTAGGCTTGTTCAGCACGGTTCGTTTCCCGCGATGCTTGTCTTTTATGAGCAGGGGCGAAAAAAGCGGTTCATCCCGTCCGGCAAGGACATTCCTTCTTCGCTCTTTCCTCGGCTTCGGCCCGATCCTCATTCACTGGCCGCAACCCTCCTCGCAAACAAGCTTGGGGACGACAAGAGCGGAGACGTGCGCGCGGACCGCTGGTTTGATCGCGACGGGGCTGAGAAGTACTACATTCGCGAGAGCTGTTTCAAAACGGGTTCCGATTCGATGACCGTCCTCTTATGGTGGGAGGATGAGCAACAACTCATCGATATCGAAGAAGAAGAGGAGCGCCGCGCGAGTCGGCGTTCTGATTACCATGAGGAACATTGA
- a CDS encoding RHS repeat-associated core domain-containing protein — MTDALHHTIALTNSNGGIPTQYTYQPFGNTTLVGTGNPNSFQYTGRENDNDSLYFYRARYYSPTYGRFLAQDPIGFAGGINLYGYAGNDPIDFTDPFGLKPKIPACPPWAVQCPLPPGSPRPDPKQQKKDYDKCINDQRVQLAHAMKNAADNAAEALRNHPNFGEMPESPSLGDALMPLVGTIGDTSDFCHEQFPLVDLAPGGDEYTRYPLK, encoded by the coding sequence TTGACTGATGCGCTTCACCACACGATTGCCTTGACGAACTCAAACGGCGGCATTCCAACCCAGTACACGTATCAACCGTTTGGAAATACCACTCTCGTCGGAACGGGAAATCCTAACTCGTTTCAGTACACCGGGCGAGAAAATGACAATGACAGTCTATATTTCTATCGCGCCAGATATTACAGCCCGACATATGGGCGATTTCTGGCTCAAGATCCAATTGGCTTTGCCGGGGGCATAAACCTGTACGGCTATGCGGGAAACGATCCCATTGACTTCACGGATCCGTTTGGCTTAAAACCTAAAATTCCGGCGTGTCCTCCATGGGCCGTGCAGTGCCCCTTGCCACCCGGATCGCCGAGACCAGACCCCAAACAGCAGAAGAAAGACTACGATAAATGTATTAATGATCAACGCGTACAGTTGGCCCATGCTATGAAAAACGCCGCGGACAATGCCGCGGAAGCTCTGCGTAATCATCCTAATTTCGGAGAGATGCCCGAGTCTCCAAGCTTGGGAGACGCGCTCATGCCGCTTGTGGGCACGATCGGGGACACTTCAGACTTCTGCCATGAACAATTCCCACTTGTAGATCTAGCTCCGGGGGGGGATGAGTATACCCGATATCCATTAAAGTGA
- a CDS encoding radical SAM protein, giving the protein MTARAVHLVNPSHVSFGTAVITPRWLYVLAAATPRSFGDPNLVDETLAPIDLSRINSGDVVGIGIHTANALRGYEIGKLARARGAYVIFGGIHATLYPEEALELGGAHGVVKGDGELVWPAVIADCCNDTPKAMYAGGWLEGNEFVAARWDLIPRDRYMWASVQTVRGCPKHCSFCSVWRTDGQRPRQRAADVVLEEIVQLRRLGFRFIALADDNFYPVTLTDLKLAARQNNTDRLNELKAIRAERFELMSQLSRLPEDMVFFTQITMEAAEDPEFLEAMRAARIKGALVGVESVTPEGLKDVYKDFNAAGENLVEHLKTFRRYGVYVLGSFIFGLPSDRASTFDYTAALAQRADIAFAQFIMLTPFPGTVDFNRWEKMMDGHPPIAGVPITRRWLIPQALRPKLFWPHPVMSAEEIRQRTQEVWDKFYSLKYIWKRSDFIKAKRNRLAFVLISKIYRQMYADTGIATDSARVAWSARWARLLARPCRRLFAGRPMPNLSIPAKAQ; this is encoded by the coding sequence TTGACCGCGCGGGCGGTTCACCTGGTCAACCCCAGCCATGTCTCGTTCGGCACCGCCGTTATTACCCCCCGATGGCTGTACGTGCTTGCAGCAGCTACCCCGCGTTCCTTCGGCGACCCAAACTTGGTTGATGAAACTCTGGCCCCGATTGATCTCAGCCGGATTAACAGCGGCGACGTGGTGGGTATCGGAATCCATACTGCGAACGCATTGCGAGGATATGAGATCGGAAAACTCGCCCGCGCCCGCGGCGCCTATGTAATCTTCGGAGGAATTCATGCCACGCTCTATCCCGAGGAGGCGCTCGAACTGGGCGGCGCCCACGGTGTCGTAAAAGGGGATGGAGAACTGGTGTGGCCTGCCGTAATTGCAGACTGCTGCAACGATACCCCCAAGGCCATGTATGCGGGCGGATGGCTCGAGGGTAATGAGTTTGTTGCTGCTCGTTGGGACCTGATACCCCGAGATCGTTACATGTGGGCTTCGGTGCAAACCGTGCGTGGCTGTCCCAAGCATTGTTCGTTCTGTTCGGTGTGGCGAACCGACGGCCAGCGGCCACGCCAGCGTGCCGCAGATGTGGTGTTGGAGGAAATCGTCCAGTTGCGTCGTCTTGGCTTTCGTTTTATCGCCTTGGCCGATGACAACTTTTATCCTGTCACGTTGACTGATCTGAAGCTTGCTGCCCGGCAGAACAATACAGATCGTCTCAACGAGCTGAAAGCAATCCGAGCAGAACGATTCGAGCTGATGTCGCAGCTGTCTCGGCTTCCCGAAGACATGGTCTTTTTTACTCAGATCACGATGGAAGCGGCCGAAGACCCCGAGTTTTTGGAAGCCATGAGGGCCGCCCGTATTAAAGGCGCATTGGTCGGCGTGGAATCGGTGACCCCGGAAGGGCTCAAAGATGTGTACAAGGATTTCAATGCAGCTGGAGAAAACCTGGTTGAGCACCTGAAAACGTTTCGTCGTTACGGGGTGTATGTGCTGGGTTCTTTCATCTTTGGACTTCCCAGTGATCGTGCGTCAACTTTTGACTATACCGCTGCTCTGGCCCAGCGAGCTGATATCGCCTTCGCACAATTCATTATGTTGACCCCGTTTCCTGGGACTGTGGACTTTAACCGTTGGGAAAAGATGATGGATGGCCATCCTCCAATCGCCGGTGTTCCTATCACCCGGCGTTGGCTGATTCCGCAGGCGCTTCGCCCCAAACTATTTTGGCCACATCCGGTGATGTCGGCTGAAGAAATTCGCCAGCGCACCCAGGAAGTGTGGGACAAATTTTACAGCCTCAAATACATCTGGAAGCGCTCTGATTTCATTAAGGCAAAACGGAACCGACTGGCCTTTGTGCTGATCTCAAAGATCTATCGCCAGATGTACGCAGATACTGGAATCGCCACCGACAGCGCCCGGGTGGCCTGGTCGGCGCGCTGGGCTCGTTTGCTGGCGCGACCCTGCCGTCGGCTGTTTGCCGGCCGCCCCATGCCGAACTTGAGCATACCCGCCAAAGCTCAGTAG
- a CDS encoding CPBP family intramembrane glutamic endopeptidase — MRIYEGVPRVVIGDNKPLRNCQFSLTKLIYAMSAASIVTYVAAAIGIHAFWPNSTRYDLTLLYGFPVTLLVFVFIMVGIILFYKPIGVIFHSSSSTPPENSRSSNLLKDLAIGLLVGLACFVIAVPMLLRGDTQSRVIARLVVAAYELSPVAILGVVLLVVALPVSGEMVFRGIVFRTLAEYATIPAAVIGNSLVFAYFWPVYNWPLRVLIGAALGLLYYRTQSLVSSIIANAAFTSCICAFTVYNSLART, encoded by the coding sequence GTGAGAATATACGAAGGGGTACCGAGAGTTGTGATTGGAGATAATAAGCCGCTTAGGAATTGTCAGTTCTCGCTTACTAAACTTATATATGCGATGTCAGCCGCGTCGATTGTCACGTACGTTGCGGCGGCCATTGGTATTCATGCCTTCTGGCCGAATTCAACCCGTTATGATCTGACACTCCTCTACGGTTTTCCGGTAACGTTGTTAGTCTTTGTTTTTATAATGGTCGGCATAATTCTGTTCTACAAGCCAATAGGAGTGATATTTCATTCTTCATCGAGCACTCCGCCGGAAAATTCTCGCAGTTCTAACCTCCTGAAGGACCTTGCAATCGGACTGCTCGTCGGGCTGGCCTGCTTTGTAATCGCCGTCCCAATGCTGTTGCGCGGTGACACACAGAGTCGCGTGATCGCACGACTTGTTGTCGCTGCATACGAACTGTCACCTGTTGCAATCCTTGGAGTCGTACTACTCGTCGTGGCACTGCCAGTCAGCGGTGAAATGGTGTTTAGAGGTATTGTATTCAGGACCCTTGCCGAGTATGCAACCATCCCTGCGGCTGTGATTGGCAATTCTTTGGTGTTTGCATACTTTTGGCCGGTCTACAACTGGCCTTTGAGAGTCCTTATCGGGGCAGCTTTGGGATTACTGTACTACCGAACGCAAAGCCTAGTGTCCTCGATCATAGCGAATGCCGCCTTTACTTCGTGCATCTGTGCTTTCACGGTATATAACTCGCTAGCAAGAACTTGA
- a CDS encoding ThiF family adenylyltransferase, producing MAIGQKVKQAAVMRITGALRERLESLIFSRYPDKEWATYFLFGTHRRPDGMVITVADLIEPEGDDLDSTTAIVRFTEPYSLRAALEKQKRGLCVGVIHSHPQGYGVRPSPLDDDMDSYYGDYFSAFGKEGAYFSLIFSKTKEGDIHFSGRGWNDGHEFQLTEIVTVSDKEIRRETARCKPSSASHSHNEYRERFEQIYGREAAARLRNARVVIIGASGTGSPAAHVLARAGVENFGLIDPQQLAKSNLERLHGSYQAHFAKGEAEAPLKVEVVRDLIKAINPRANVTCIAGNIVQPLARDYVVGADLVICCTDTNHSRTAISELAYRYLVPAIDMGVVFESKNGSITGEIGRITFYSPGGPCVHCLELVDPWRATVELMSEEEKDCRRREAKEAELRGDDASVYWRDVPELPTVGHFTSMAGALAASYAIGWLTGKFTPPHRYFEFNILAPNFDYVGFDALCRSGCYCETLIGHADQGAHAALISAPPHWPDARLV from the coding sequence ATGGCTATCGGTCAGAAGGTAAAGCAAGCGGCCGTCATGCGGATCACGGGCGCTCTGCGCGAGCGCCTGGAATCCCTCATCTTCTCGCGCTATCCCGACAAGGAATGGGCGACGTATTTTCTTTTCGGGACGCATCGGAGGCCGGACGGCATGGTCATCACGGTCGCCGATCTCATCGAGCCGGAAGGCGATGACCTCGATTCAACGACAGCGATTGTCAGATTCACCGAGCCGTACTCCTTAAGGGCGGCACTGGAAAAACAAAAACGCGGACTGTGTGTCGGCGTCATTCATTCCCATCCGCAAGGTTATGGCGTGCGTCCCAGCCCGCTAGACGATGACATGGACTCGTATTACGGGGACTACTTTTCCGCCTTTGGCAAGGAAGGAGCGTATTTCAGCCTGATTTTTTCCAAGACGAAGGAAGGCGATATCCATTTTTCCGGGCGCGGATGGAACGATGGCCATGAATTTCAGTTAACCGAGATCGTGACGGTCAGCGACAAGGAGATTCGCCGGGAGACGGCCCGGTGCAAGCCGTCCTCTGCGTCGCATTCCCACAATGAATACCGGGAGCGCTTTGAGCAAATCTACGGCAGGGAAGCAGCCGCACGCCTCCGCAATGCGCGCGTCGTTATCATCGGCGCCAGCGGCACGGGATCGCCAGCGGCCCATGTGCTTGCGCGTGCTGGCGTGGAAAACTTCGGTCTTATTGATCCACAGCAATTGGCAAAATCGAATCTGGAAAGGCTTCACGGCAGTTATCAAGCTCACTTTGCAAAAGGCGAGGCGGAAGCGCCTCTCAAGGTTGAGGTGGTGCGGGATCTCATAAAAGCCATCAATCCCAGGGCGAACGTGACCTGCATCGCAGGCAACATTGTGCAGCCGCTGGCGCGGGATTATGTCGTCGGCGCGGACCTCGTCATCTGCTGTACGGATACGAACCACAGCCGGACCGCCATCAGTGAACTCGCCTACCGCTACCTGGTTCCCGCTATCGACATGGGCGTCGTGTTTGAATCAAAGAACGGTTCCATAACAGGAGAGATCGGGCGCATTACGTTCTATTCTCCCGGCGGGCCATGTGTCCATTGCCTGGAGCTTGTGGATCCGTGGCGCGCAACTGTGGAGCTCATGTCAGAGGAAGAAAAGGATTGCCGCCGGCGCGAAGCGAAAGAGGCCGAACTCCGCGGCGATGACGCTAGCGTTTACTGGAGAGATGTCCCTGAACTTCCCACCGTGGGACACTTCACTTCAATGGCCGGCGCGCTCGCCGCCAGCTACGCGATCGGATGGCTGACGGGCAAGTTCACGCCGCCGCATCGCTACTTTGAATTCAACATCCTCGCACCCAATTTTGATTACGTGGGCTTCGATGCGCTGTGCCGCTCGGGGTGTTATTGCGAGACATTAATCGGGCATGCGGATCAGGGGGCGCATGCAGCTCTGATTTCTGCGCCGCCGCACTGGCCTGACGCCAGGCTCGTTTGA